The sequence TTAGGAGACCTGATGCGTGCGAGATACAGCCCGACGCCATTCCTCTCCGTATTGGTTAAGGGATGTGCGGAAAAGGGAAAAGACATCGTTGAGGGAGGGGCGGAATTGCGGTTTTGCACGATCGAGGGCGTTGCTTTTGCTACGACCGTAGACTCGCTCTTAGCAGTGAAATATTTGGTATACGATGAAAAAATCTGTACGATGGACGAACTGCTGACCGCGCTTAAGGCCAATTGGGAAGGATATGAGGTATTGCAGGCGATTGCCAAAAATAAAGCGCCTAAATATGGCAGGGACGACGATGAGGCGGACGCGCTCGCCAAGCGTATTATGGACCTGTGGACGGCGGAATGCTGGAAATATCGAACGGTGGGCAGCGACGAACAGTTTCGGCCCGGCATGTTGAGTTGGAACTATTGGGTGACCTATGCGGGAATTACCTTTGCCACGCCGGACGGCAGGAAACGCGGGCAATTTTTATCGAACGCGATCTGTCCATCGAACGGGGCGGACATCAACGGTCCTACCGCGAATGCGAACTCTGTAGGAAAGGCGCTGGGCGGAAAGGACTGGGAAGCGGGAGACTTTGAACATTATAAAAACAGTCTGCCCAACGGCGCGAGCCATACGATTACTTTCAACCCGACTGTGTTGCGCGACCCGGAGCACAAAAAGAAATTTAAAACGTTTTTGAAAGGATATATTGAGAATGGAGGCACGGCGCTGCAGATCAATATACTGGATGTGGATATGTTAAAGGATGCGCAGGAACATCCGGAAGATTACAGTACGCTTCTCGTACGGGTGACGGGATATAACGCATATTTTACATCCATCGGCAAGGAATTGCAGAATGAGATCATCGCACGGGAAAGCCACCAGAAGTTTTAGGAAAGAGAGCAAGGACATGGATGATAACAAAGCATTGATACTGAATATCCAAAGATTGTCTACGGAAGACGGGCCGGGCCTGAGGACAACTGTTTTTTTCAAGGGATGCAATCTGCGGTGCGTATGGTGCCACAATCCGGAAAGCTTGTCCTCTGAAAAGCAAATCGAATGGTACGCGGCGAGATGTATGGGATGCGGTTTATGTGTTACGGCATGTCCGACTCATAGCATACGGCGCGAAGAGGCGGGCTTTGTGATCAACAGGGAAACGTGTATCGCTTGCGAAAGCTGCGTGAAGAGATGTCCCACCCTCGCGATGGAAGTGCAGGGAACACAGTGGAATCTTGAAGAGCTCGTTTATGAAGTGCTTAAGGATAAAAACTATTTTGGGGTGGATGGAGGTATTACCGCGTCGGGAGGAGAATGCCTGCTTCAGGGAAAATTTATTACGGCGTTTTTCAAACGGCTGCGGGCGAAAGGGATACATACAGCCCTTGATACCGCGGGGTTGGTACGGCAGGATGTATTTGCAAAGGTCCTGCCGTACACAAGCCTGGTGCTTTTG comes from Christensenellaceae bacterium and encodes:
- a CDS encoding glycyl-radical enzyme activating protein: MDDNKALILNIQRLSTEDGPGLRTTVFFKGCNLRCVWCHNPESLSSEKQIEWYAARCMGCGLCVTACPTHSIRREEAGFVINRETCIACESCVKRCPTLAMEVQGTQWNLEELVYEVLKDKNYFGVDGGITASGGECLLQGKFITAFFKRLRAKGIHTALDTAGLVRQDVFAKVLPYTSLVLLDLKIFERQRHQKYTSVDNEVILKNARYIAEYCALHPDTKLWIRTPVIPHITDTEQNILYIGKFITEYLQPVVERWELLAFNNLCKDKYERLDMDWQLNDIALIKQEKMEELYEVALKSGVDPEKVIWTGAMKTETEAPREAEI